From one Dama dama isolate Ldn47 chromosome 4, ASM3311817v1, whole genome shotgun sequence genomic stretch:
- the ZNF792 gene encoding zinc finger protein 792 isoform X2 gives MAAAALMDMAQGCVTFEDVTIYFSQEEWGLLDKAQRLLYCDVMLENFALIASLGLTSFRSHIVAQLEMGAEPWVPDQVDMTSAMARGVYRGPDSDFNCGTEGEKSPAGLSVSVEVSQNMNPKAVPSTQKGYPCNLCGLHLKNILHLAEHQATHSKQKPHMHEAHRKEFKFNAYFHQSQMQQNVYKSIGRNEGRALLVKSCRYDTSKKSFAFREDGKAFVARCGLLQHQVTISVGEPEKSSESVVDFSTVQLHKKYSEFENALSDKLSLVQQRTHTGERPYECNKCGIFFSFAAGLFQHQRDHNRGKPYECGECGKFFSQRSSLIKHQRVHTGESPHVCSECGKFFSRSSNLIQHKRVHTGEKPYECSECGKFFSQRSNLIHHKRVHTGKSAHECSECGKSFNCNSSLIKHWRVHTGEKPYKCNECGKFFSHFDGLVQHQIVHTGERPYGCSVCGKAFSRSSDLMKHQRVHTGERPYECSECGKLFSQSSSLNSHRRLHTGERPYQCPECGKFFSQRSSFNNHRRLHTGERPYECLECGKTFRQSSNLRQHQKVHKPDKPYKCNECGKAFSQKSTLIRHQKIHTREKSTEGVLPSSSAQQHLLEMNSESGLYEGAVSQKLNIVHPNIYAGEIPNGC, from the exons ATGGCGGCGGCGGCGCTGATGGACATGGCGCAG GGCTGTGTGACCTTTGAGGACGTGACCATTTACTTCTCCCAGGAGGAGTGGGGACTCCTTGATAAGGCTCAGAGACTCCTGTACTGtgatgtgatgctggagaacttTGCACTGATTGCCTCACTTG GACTTACATCTTTCAGGTCTCACATAGTTGCCCAGCTGGAGATGGGGGCAGAGCCCTGGGTGCCTGACCAAGTGGACATGACTTCAGCCATGGCAAGAGGGGTGTATAGAGGGCCTGACTCAG ATTTTAACTGTGGAACAGAGGGTGAGAAATCACCTGCTGGACTCAGTGTTTCTGTAGAAGTGTCACAGAACATGAACCCCAAGGCAGTTCCATCCACCCAGAAGGGCTACCCCTGTAACCTGTGTGGCCTACACTTGAAAAACATTCTGCATCTGGCTGAACATCAGGCAACACATTCCAAGCAGAAACCACACATGCATGAGGCACATAGGAAAGAGTTCAAGTTCAACGCCTACTTTCACCAGTCACAGATGCAGCAGAATGTGTACAAGTCTATTGGAAGGAATGAAGGCAGGGCCTTGCTTGTGAAGAGCTGCAGATATGACACATCAAAGAAATCTTTTGCATTCAGGGAGGATGGGAAGGCCTTTGTGGCCAGATGTGGTTTACTCCAGCATCAGGTCACTATCAGTGTGGGGGAGCCAGAGAAAAGCTCTGAAAGTGTGGTGGATTTTTCCACTGTGCAACTCCATAAGAAGTACAGTGAATTTGAGAATGCTCTCAGTGACAAACTTTCGCTTGTTCAGCAGAGAACCcacactggagaaaggccttatgaGTGCAACAAATGTGGGATATTCTTCAGCTTTGCTGCTGGCCTCTTTCAACACCAGAGAGATCATAATCGAGGAAAGCCTTATGAGTGTGGtgaatgtgggaaattcttcagcCAGCGCTCCAGTCTCATCAAACATCAGAGAGTTCACACTGGTGAAAGCCCTCACGTGTGCAGCGAGTGTGGCAAATTCTTCAGTCGAAGTTCTAATCTTATTCAACATAAGAGggttcacactggagaaaagccttatGAGTGCAGTGAGTGTGGGAAGTTCTTCAGCCAACGCTCCAACCTCATTCATCATAAGAGGGTTCATACTGGTAAAAGTGCTCATGAATGCAGTGAGTGTGGGAAATCCTTCAACTGCAACTCCAGCCTAATTAAACACTGgagagttcacactggagaaaaaccttACAAATGCAATGAATGTGGGAAATTCTTTAGCCACTTTGATGGACTTGTTCAACATCAGATAGTTCATACAGGTGAACGACCGTACGGATGTAGCgtatgtgggaaagccttcagccGAAGCTCTGACCTCATGAAACATCAGCGAGTCCACACTGGTGAAAGGCCTTatgagtgcagtgaatgtgggaaattgTTTAGCCAAAGCTCCAGCCTCAATAGCCATCGGAGACTTCACACGGGTGAACGGCCTTATCAGTGCCCTGAATGTGGGAAATTCTTTAGCCAACGCTCCAGCTTTAATAACCATCGAAGACTTCACACTGGTGAGCGTCCTTATGAGTGCCTTGAATGTGGGAAAACCTTCAGACAAAGTTCTAATCTGAGGCAGCATCAGAAAGTTCACAAACCAGATAAGCCATATAAGTGCAatgaatgtggaaaagccttcagCCAAAAGTCTACTCTCATCCGGCATCAGAAAATTCACACTAGAGAAAAGAGTACAGAGGGTGTTCTCCCTTCTTCTTCAGCACAACAGCACCTCCTAGAGATGAACTCTGAGAGTGGTCTTTATGAAGGAGCTGTCAGTCAGAAGTTGAACATTGTTCATCCAAATATCTATGCTGGAGAGATTCCCAATGGATGCTAA
- the ZNF792 gene encoding zinc finger protein 792 isoform X5, whose amino-acid sequence MKINMNITSISLLSDFNCGTEGEKSPAGLSVSVEVSQNMNPKAVPSTQKGYPCNLCGLHLKNILHLAEHQATHSKQKPHMHEAHRKEFKFNAYFHQSQMQQNVYKSIGRNEGRALLVKSCRYDTSKKSFAFREDGKAFVARCGLLQHQVTISVGEPEKSSESVVDFSTVQLHKKYSEFENALSDKLSLVQQRTHTGERPYECNKCGIFFSFAAGLFQHQRDHNRGKPYECGECGKFFSQRSSLIKHQRVHTGESPHVCSECGKFFSRSSNLIQHKRVHTGEKPYECSECGKFFSQRSNLIHHKRVHTGKSAHECSECGKSFNCNSSLIKHWRVHTGEKPYKCNECGKFFSHFDGLVQHQIVHTGERPYGCSVCGKAFSRSSDLMKHQRVHTGERPYECSECGKLFSQSSSLNSHRRLHTGERPYQCPECGKFFSQRSSFNNHRRLHTGERPYECLECGKTFRQSSNLRQHQKVHKPDKPYKCNECGKAFSQKSTLIRHQKIHTREKSTEGVLPSSSAQQHLLEMNSESGLYEGAVSQKLNIVHPNIYAGEIPNGC is encoded by the coding sequence ATGAAAATTAACATGAATATCACCAGCATTTCTCTACTTTCAGATTTTAACTGTGGAACAGAGGGTGAGAAATCACCTGCTGGACTCAGTGTTTCTGTAGAAGTGTCACAGAACATGAACCCCAAGGCAGTTCCATCCACCCAGAAGGGCTACCCCTGTAACCTGTGTGGCCTACACTTGAAAAACATTCTGCATCTGGCTGAACATCAGGCAACACATTCCAAGCAGAAACCACACATGCATGAGGCACATAGGAAAGAGTTCAAGTTCAACGCCTACTTTCACCAGTCACAGATGCAGCAGAATGTGTACAAGTCTATTGGAAGGAATGAAGGCAGGGCCTTGCTTGTGAAGAGCTGCAGATATGACACATCAAAGAAATCTTTTGCATTCAGGGAGGATGGGAAGGCCTTTGTGGCCAGATGTGGTTTACTCCAGCATCAGGTCACTATCAGTGTGGGGGAGCCAGAGAAAAGCTCTGAAAGTGTGGTGGATTTTTCCACTGTGCAACTCCATAAGAAGTACAGTGAATTTGAGAATGCTCTCAGTGACAAACTTTCGCTTGTTCAGCAGAGAACCcacactggagaaaggccttatgaGTGCAACAAATGTGGGATATTCTTCAGCTTTGCTGCTGGCCTCTTTCAACACCAGAGAGATCATAATCGAGGAAAGCCTTATGAGTGTGGtgaatgtgggaaattcttcagcCAGCGCTCCAGTCTCATCAAACATCAGAGAGTTCACACTGGTGAAAGCCCTCACGTGTGCAGCGAGTGTGGCAAATTCTTCAGTCGAAGTTCTAATCTTATTCAACATAAGAGggttcacactggagaaaagccttatGAGTGCAGTGAGTGTGGGAAGTTCTTCAGCCAACGCTCCAACCTCATTCATCATAAGAGGGTTCATACTGGTAAAAGTGCTCATGAATGCAGTGAGTGTGGGAAATCCTTCAACTGCAACTCCAGCCTAATTAAACACTGgagagttcacactggagaaaaaccttACAAATGCAATGAATGTGGGAAATTCTTTAGCCACTTTGATGGACTTGTTCAACATCAGATAGTTCATACAGGTGAACGACCGTACGGATGTAGCgtatgtgggaaagccttcagccGAAGCTCTGACCTCATGAAACATCAGCGAGTCCACACTGGTGAAAGGCCTTatgagtgcagtgaatgtgggaaattgTTTAGCCAAAGCTCCAGCCTCAATAGCCATCGGAGACTTCACACGGGTGAACGGCCTTATCAGTGCCCTGAATGTGGGAAATTCTTTAGCCAACGCTCCAGCTTTAATAACCATCGAAGACTTCACACTGGTGAGCGTCCTTATGAGTGCCTTGAATGTGGGAAAACCTTCAGACAAAGTTCTAATCTGAGGCAGCATCAGAAAGTTCACAAACCAGATAAGCCATATAAGTGCAatgaatgtggaaaagccttcagCCAAAAGTCTACTCTCATCCGGCATCAGAAAATTCACACTAGAGAAAAGAGTACAGAGGGTGTTCTCCCTTCTTCTTCAGCACAACAGCACCTCCTAGAGATGAACTCTGAGAGTGGTCTTTATGAAGGAGCTGTCAGTCAGAAGTTGAACATTGTTCATCCAAATATCTATGCTGGAGAGATTCCCAATGGATGCTAA
- the ZNF792 gene encoding zinc finger protein 792 isoform X1 has protein sequence MLSPRSFGVSLSLIICFRGCVTFEDVTIYFSQEEWGLLDKAQRLLYCDVMLENFALIASLGLTSFRSHIVAQLEMGAEPWVPDQVDMTSAMARGVYRGPDSDFNCGTEGEKSPAGLSVSVEVSQNMNPKAVPSTQKGYPCNLCGLHLKNILHLAEHQATHSKQKPHMHEAHRKEFKFNAYFHQSQMQQNVYKSIGRNEGRALLVKSCRYDTSKKSFAFREDGKAFVARCGLLQHQVTISVGEPEKSSESVVDFSTVQLHKKYSEFENALSDKLSLVQQRTHTGERPYECNKCGIFFSFAAGLFQHQRDHNRGKPYECGECGKFFSQRSSLIKHQRVHTGESPHVCSECGKFFSRSSNLIQHKRVHTGEKPYECSECGKFFSQRSNLIHHKRVHTGKSAHECSECGKSFNCNSSLIKHWRVHTGEKPYKCNECGKFFSHFDGLVQHQIVHTGERPYGCSVCGKAFSRSSDLMKHQRVHTGERPYECSECGKLFSQSSSLNSHRRLHTGERPYQCPECGKFFSQRSSFNNHRRLHTGERPYECLECGKTFRQSSNLRQHQKVHKPDKPYKCNECGKAFSQKSTLIRHQKIHTREKSTEGVLPSSSAQQHLLEMNSESGLYEGAVSQKLNIVHPNIYAGEIPNGC, from the exons atgctttCTCCTAGGAGTTTTGGAGTATCTTTGTCTCTTATCATATGCTTTAGG GGCTGTGTGACCTTTGAGGACGTGACCATTTACTTCTCCCAGGAGGAGTGGGGACTCCTTGATAAGGCTCAGAGACTCCTGTACTGtgatgtgatgctggagaacttTGCACTGATTGCCTCACTTG GACTTACATCTTTCAGGTCTCACATAGTTGCCCAGCTGGAGATGGGGGCAGAGCCCTGGGTGCCTGACCAAGTGGACATGACTTCAGCCATGGCAAGAGGGGTGTATAGAGGGCCTGACTCAG ATTTTAACTGTGGAACAGAGGGTGAGAAATCACCTGCTGGACTCAGTGTTTCTGTAGAAGTGTCACAGAACATGAACCCCAAGGCAGTTCCATCCACCCAGAAGGGCTACCCCTGTAACCTGTGTGGCCTACACTTGAAAAACATTCTGCATCTGGCTGAACATCAGGCAACACATTCCAAGCAGAAACCACACATGCATGAGGCACATAGGAAAGAGTTCAAGTTCAACGCCTACTTTCACCAGTCACAGATGCAGCAGAATGTGTACAAGTCTATTGGAAGGAATGAAGGCAGGGCCTTGCTTGTGAAGAGCTGCAGATATGACACATCAAAGAAATCTTTTGCATTCAGGGAGGATGGGAAGGCCTTTGTGGCCAGATGTGGTTTACTCCAGCATCAGGTCACTATCAGTGTGGGGGAGCCAGAGAAAAGCTCTGAAAGTGTGGTGGATTTTTCCACTGTGCAACTCCATAAGAAGTACAGTGAATTTGAGAATGCTCTCAGTGACAAACTTTCGCTTGTTCAGCAGAGAACCcacactggagaaaggccttatgaGTGCAACAAATGTGGGATATTCTTCAGCTTTGCTGCTGGCCTCTTTCAACACCAGAGAGATCATAATCGAGGAAAGCCTTATGAGTGTGGtgaatgtgggaaattcttcagcCAGCGCTCCAGTCTCATCAAACATCAGAGAGTTCACACTGGTGAAAGCCCTCACGTGTGCAGCGAGTGTGGCAAATTCTTCAGTCGAAGTTCTAATCTTATTCAACATAAGAGggttcacactggagaaaagccttatGAGTGCAGTGAGTGTGGGAAGTTCTTCAGCCAACGCTCCAACCTCATTCATCATAAGAGGGTTCATACTGGTAAAAGTGCTCATGAATGCAGTGAGTGTGGGAAATCCTTCAACTGCAACTCCAGCCTAATTAAACACTGgagagttcacactggagaaaaaccttACAAATGCAATGAATGTGGGAAATTCTTTAGCCACTTTGATGGACTTGTTCAACATCAGATAGTTCATACAGGTGAACGACCGTACGGATGTAGCgtatgtgggaaagccttcagccGAAGCTCTGACCTCATGAAACATCAGCGAGTCCACACTGGTGAAAGGCCTTatgagtgcagtgaatgtgggaaattgTTTAGCCAAAGCTCCAGCCTCAATAGCCATCGGAGACTTCACACGGGTGAACGGCCTTATCAGTGCCCTGAATGTGGGAAATTCTTTAGCCAACGCTCCAGCTTTAATAACCATCGAAGACTTCACACTGGTGAGCGTCCTTATGAGTGCCTTGAATGTGGGAAAACCTTCAGACAAAGTTCTAATCTGAGGCAGCATCAGAAAGTTCACAAACCAGATAAGCCATATAAGTGCAatgaatgtggaaaagccttcagCCAAAAGTCTACTCTCATCCGGCATCAGAAAATTCACACTAGAGAAAAGAGTACAGAGGGTGTTCTCCCTTCTTCTTCAGCACAACAGCACCTCCTAGAGATGAACTCTGAGAGTGGTCTTTATGAAGGAGCTGTCAGTCAGAAGTTGAACATTGTTCATCCAAATATCTATGCTGGAGAGATTCCCAATGGATGCTAA
- the ZNF792 gene encoding zinc finger protein 792 isoform X3, with protein MHVKCTMGCVTFEDVTIYFSQEEWGLLDKAQRLLYCDVMLENFALIASLGLTSFRSHIVAQLEMGAEPWVPDQVDMTSAMARGVYRGPDSDFNCGTEGEKSPAGLSVSVEVSQNMNPKAVPSTQKGYPCNLCGLHLKNILHLAEHQATHSKQKPHMHEAHRKEFKFNAYFHQSQMQQNVYKSIGRNEGRALLVKSCRYDTSKKSFAFREDGKAFVARCGLLQHQVTISVGEPEKSSESVVDFSTVQLHKKYSEFENALSDKLSLVQQRTHTGERPYECNKCGIFFSFAAGLFQHQRDHNRGKPYECGECGKFFSQRSSLIKHQRVHTGESPHVCSECGKFFSRSSNLIQHKRVHTGEKPYECSECGKFFSQRSNLIHHKRVHTGKSAHECSECGKSFNCNSSLIKHWRVHTGEKPYKCNECGKFFSHFDGLVQHQIVHTGERPYGCSVCGKAFSRSSDLMKHQRVHTGERPYECSECGKLFSQSSSLNSHRRLHTGERPYQCPECGKFFSQRSSFNNHRRLHTGERPYECLECGKTFRQSSNLRQHQKVHKPDKPYKCNECGKAFSQKSTLIRHQKIHTREKSTEGVLPSSSAQQHLLEMNSESGLYEGAVSQKLNIVHPNIYAGEIPNGC; from the exons ATGCACGTTAAATGCACGATG GGCTGTGTGACCTTTGAGGACGTGACCATTTACTTCTCCCAGGAGGAGTGGGGACTCCTTGATAAGGCTCAGAGACTCCTGTACTGtgatgtgatgctggagaacttTGCACTGATTGCCTCACTTG GACTTACATCTTTCAGGTCTCACATAGTTGCCCAGCTGGAGATGGGGGCAGAGCCCTGGGTGCCTGACCAAGTGGACATGACTTCAGCCATGGCAAGAGGGGTGTATAGAGGGCCTGACTCAG ATTTTAACTGTGGAACAGAGGGTGAGAAATCACCTGCTGGACTCAGTGTTTCTGTAGAAGTGTCACAGAACATGAACCCCAAGGCAGTTCCATCCACCCAGAAGGGCTACCCCTGTAACCTGTGTGGCCTACACTTGAAAAACATTCTGCATCTGGCTGAACATCAGGCAACACATTCCAAGCAGAAACCACACATGCATGAGGCACATAGGAAAGAGTTCAAGTTCAACGCCTACTTTCACCAGTCACAGATGCAGCAGAATGTGTACAAGTCTATTGGAAGGAATGAAGGCAGGGCCTTGCTTGTGAAGAGCTGCAGATATGACACATCAAAGAAATCTTTTGCATTCAGGGAGGATGGGAAGGCCTTTGTGGCCAGATGTGGTTTACTCCAGCATCAGGTCACTATCAGTGTGGGGGAGCCAGAGAAAAGCTCTGAAAGTGTGGTGGATTTTTCCACTGTGCAACTCCATAAGAAGTACAGTGAATTTGAGAATGCTCTCAGTGACAAACTTTCGCTTGTTCAGCAGAGAACCcacactggagaaaggccttatgaGTGCAACAAATGTGGGATATTCTTCAGCTTTGCTGCTGGCCTCTTTCAACACCAGAGAGATCATAATCGAGGAAAGCCTTATGAGTGTGGtgaatgtgggaaattcttcagcCAGCGCTCCAGTCTCATCAAACATCAGAGAGTTCACACTGGTGAAAGCCCTCACGTGTGCAGCGAGTGTGGCAAATTCTTCAGTCGAAGTTCTAATCTTATTCAACATAAGAGggttcacactggagaaaagccttatGAGTGCAGTGAGTGTGGGAAGTTCTTCAGCCAACGCTCCAACCTCATTCATCATAAGAGGGTTCATACTGGTAAAAGTGCTCATGAATGCAGTGAGTGTGGGAAATCCTTCAACTGCAACTCCAGCCTAATTAAACACTGgagagttcacactggagaaaaaccttACAAATGCAATGAATGTGGGAAATTCTTTAGCCACTTTGATGGACTTGTTCAACATCAGATAGTTCATACAGGTGAACGACCGTACGGATGTAGCgtatgtgggaaagccttcagccGAAGCTCTGACCTCATGAAACATCAGCGAGTCCACACTGGTGAAAGGCCTTatgagtgcagtgaatgtgggaaattgTTTAGCCAAAGCTCCAGCCTCAATAGCCATCGGAGACTTCACACGGGTGAACGGCCTTATCAGTGCCCTGAATGTGGGAAATTCTTTAGCCAACGCTCCAGCTTTAATAACCATCGAAGACTTCACACTGGTGAGCGTCCTTATGAGTGCCTTGAATGTGGGAAAACCTTCAGACAAAGTTCTAATCTGAGGCAGCATCAGAAAGTTCACAAACCAGATAAGCCATATAAGTGCAatgaatgtggaaaagccttcagCCAAAAGTCTACTCTCATCCGGCATCAGAAAATTCACACTAGAGAAAAGAGTACAGAGGGTGTTCTCCCTTCTTCTTCAGCACAACAGCACCTCCTAGAGATGAACTCTGAGAGTGGTCTTTATGAAGGAGCTGTCAGTCAGAAGTTGAACATTGTTCATCCAAATATCTATGCTGGAGAGATTCCCAATGGATGCTAA
- the ZNF792 gene encoding zinc finger protein 792 isoform X4, producing MGAEPWVPDQVDMTSAMARGVYRGPDSDFNCGTEGEKSPAGLSVSVEVSQNMNPKAVPSTQKGYPCNLCGLHLKNILHLAEHQATHSKQKPHMHEAHRKEFKFNAYFHQSQMQQNVYKSIGRNEGRALLVKSCRYDTSKKSFAFREDGKAFVARCGLLQHQVTISVGEPEKSSESVVDFSTVQLHKKYSEFENALSDKLSLVQQRTHTGERPYECNKCGIFFSFAAGLFQHQRDHNRGKPYECGECGKFFSQRSSLIKHQRVHTGESPHVCSECGKFFSRSSNLIQHKRVHTGEKPYECSECGKFFSQRSNLIHHKRVHTGKSAHECSECGKSFNCNSSLIKHWRVHTGEKPYKCNECGKFFSHFDGLVQHQIVHTGERPYGCSVCGKAFSRSSDLMKHQRVHTGERPYECSECGKLFSQSSSLNSHRRLHTGERPYQCPECGKFFSQRSSFNNHRRLHTGERPYECLECGKTFRQSSNLRQHQKVHKPDKPYKCNECGKAFSQKSTLIRHQKIHTREKSTEGVLPSSSAQQHLLEMNSESGLYEGAVSQKLNIVHPNIYAGEIPNGC from the exons ATGGGGGCAGAGCCCTGGGTGCCTGACCAAGTGGACATGACTTCAGCCATGGCAAGAGGGGTGTATAGAGGGCCTGACTCAG ATTTTAACTGTGGAACAGAGGGTGAGAAATCACCTGCTGGACTCAGTGTTTCTGTAGAAGTGTCACAGAACATGAACCCCAAGGCAGTTCCATCCACCCAGAAGGGCTACCCCTGTAACCTGTGTGGCCTACACTTGAAAAACATTCTGCATCTGGCTGAACATCAGGCAACACATTCCAAGCAGAAACCACACATGCATGAGGCACATAGGAAAGAGTTCAAGTTCAACGCCTACTTTCACCAGTCACAGATGCAGCAGAATGTGTACAAGTCTATTGGAAGGAATGAAGGCAGGGCCTTGCTTGTGAAGAGCTGCAGATATGACACATCAAAGAAATCTTTTGCATTCAGGGAGGATGGGAAGGCCTTTGTGGCCAGATGTGGTTTACTCCAGCATCAGGTCACTATCAGTGTGGGGGAGCCAGAGAAAAGCTCTGAAAGTGTGGTGGATTTTTCCACTGTGCAACTCCATAAGAAGTACAGTGAATTTGAGAATGCTCTCAGTGACAAACTTTCGCTTGTTCAGCAGAGAACCcacactggagaaaggccttatgaGTGCAACAAATGTGGGATATTCTTCAGCTTTGCTGCTGGCCTCTTTCAACACCAGAGAGATCATAATCGAGGAAAGCCTTATGAGTGTGGtgaatgtgggaaattcttcagcCAGCGCTCCAGTCTCATCAAACATCAGAGAGTTCACACTGGTGAAAGCCCTCACGTGTGCAGCGAGTGTGGCAAATTCTTCAGTCGAAGTTCTAATCTTATTCAACATAAGAGggttcacactggagaaaagccttatGAGTGCAGTGAGTGTGGGAAGTTCTTCAGCCAACGCTCCAACCTCATTCATCATAAGAGGGTTCATACTGGTAAAAGTGCTCATGAATGCAGTGAGTGTGGGAAATCCTTCAACTGCAACTCCAGCCTAATTAAACACTGgagagttcacactggagaaaaaccttACAAATGCAATGAATGTGGGAAATTCTTTAGCCACTTTGATGGACTTGTTCAACATCAGATAGTTCATACAGGTGAACGACCGTACGGATGTAGCgtatgtgggaaagccttcagccGAAGCTCTGACCTCATGAAACATCAGCGAGTCCACACTGGTGAAAGGCCTTatgagtgcagtgaatgtgggaaattgTTTAGCCAAAGCTCCAGCCTCAATAGCCATCGGAGACTTCACACGGGTGAACGGCCTTATCAGTGCCCTGAATGTGGGAAATTCTTTAGCCAACGCTCCAGCTTTAATAACCATCGAAGACTTCACACTGGTGAGCGTCCTTATGAGTGCCTTGAATGTGGGAAAACCTTCAGACAAAGTTCTAATCTGAGGCAGCATCAGAAAGTTCACAAACCAGATAAGCCATATAAGTGCAatgaatgtggaaaagccttcagCCAAAAGTCTACTCTCATCCGGCATCAGAAAATTCACACTAGAGAAAAGAGTACAGAGGGTGTTCTCCCTTCTTCTTCAGCACAACAGCACCTCCTAGAGATGAACTCTGAGAGTGGTCTTTATGAAGGAGCTGTCAGTCAGAAGTTGAACATTGTTCATCCAAATATCTATGCTGGAGAGATTCCCAATGGATGCTAA
- the ZNF792 gene encoding zinc finger protein 792 isoform X6: MNPKAVPSTQKGYPCNLCGLHLKNILHLAEHQATHSKQKPHMHEAHRKEFKFNAYFHQSQMQQNVYKSIGRNEGRALLVKSCRYDTSKKSFAFREDGKAFVARCGLLQHQVTISVGEPEKSSESVVDFSTVQLHKKYSEFENALSDKLSLVQQRTHTGERPYECNKCGIFFSFAAGLFQHQRDHNRGKPYECGECGKFFSQRSSLIKHQRVHTGESPHVCSECGKFFSRSSNLIQHKRVHTGEKPYECSECGKFFSQRSNLIHHKRVHTGKSAHECSECGKSFNCNSSLIKHWRVHTGEKPYKCNECGKFFSHFDGLVQHQIVHTGERPYGCSVCGKAFSRSSDLMKHQRVHTGERPYECSECGKLFSQSSSLNSHRRLHTGERPYQCPECGKFFSQRSSFNNHRRLHTGERPYECLECGKTFRQSSNLRQHQKVHKPDKPYKCNECGKAFSQKSTLIRHQKIHTREKSTEGVLPSSSAQQHLLEMNSESGLYEGAVSQKLNIVHPNIYAGEIPNGC; the protein is encoded by the coding sequence ATGAACCCCAAGGCAGTTCCATCCACCCAGAAGGGCTACCCCTGTAACCTGTGTGGCCTACACTTGAAAAACATTCTGCATCTGGCTGAACATCAGGCAACACATTCCAAGCAGAAACCACACATGCATGAGGCACATAGGAAAGAGTTCAAGTTCAACGCCTACTTTCACCAGTCACAGATGCAGCAGAATGTGTACAAGTCTATTGGAAGGAATGAAGGCAGGGCCTTGCTTGTGAAGAGCTGCAGATATGACACATCAAAGAAATCTTTTGCATTCAGGGAGGATGGGAAGGCCTTTGTGGCCAGATGTGGTTTACTCCAGCATCAGGTCACTATCAGTGTGGGGGAGCCAGAGAAAAGCTCTGAAAGTGTGGTGGATTTTTCCACTGTGCAACTCCATAAGAAGTACAGTGAATTTGAGAATGCTCTCAGTGACAAACTTTCGCTTGTTCAGCAGAGAACCcacactggagaaaggccttatgaGTGCAACAAATGTGGGATATTCTTCAGCTTTGCTGCTGGCCTCTTTCAACACCAGAGAGATCATAATCGAGGAAAGCCTTATGAGTGTGGtgaatgtgggaaattcttcagcCAGCGCTCCAGTCTCATCAAACATCAGAGAGTTCACACTGGTGAAAGCCCTCACGTGTGCAGCGAGTGTGGCAAATTCTTCAGTCGAAGTTCTAATCTTATTCAACATAAGAGggttcacactggagaaaagccttatGAGTGCAGTGAGTGTGGGAAGTTCTTCAGCCAACGCTCCAACCTCATTCATCATAAGAGGGTTCATACTGGTAAAAGTGCTCATGAATGCAGTGAGTGTGGGAAATCCTTCAACTGCAACTCCAGCCTAATTAAACACTGgagagttcacactggagaaaaaccttACAAATGCAATGAATGTGGGAAATTCTTTAGCCACTTTGATGGACTTGTTCAACATCAGATAGTTCATACAGGTGAACGACCGTACGGATGTAGCgtatgtgggaaagccttcagccGAAGCTCTGACCTCATGAAACATCAGCGAGTCCACACTGGTGAAAGGCCTTatgagtgcagtgaatgtgggaaattgTTTAGCCAAAGCTCCAGCCTCAATAGCCATCGGAGACTTCACACGGGTGAACGGCCTTATCAGTGCCCTGAATGTGGGAAATTCTTTAGCCAACGCTCCAGCTTTAATAACCATCGAAGACTTCACACTGGTGAGCGTCCTTATGAGTGCCTTGAATGTGGGAAAACCTTCAGACAAAGTTCTAATCTGAGGCAGCATCAGAAAGTTCACAAACCAGATAAGCCATATAAGTGCAatgaatgtggaaaagccttcagCCAAAAGTCTACTCTCATCCGGCATCAGAAAATTCACACTAGAGAAAAGAGTACAGAGGGTGTTCTCCCTTCTTCTTCAGCACAACAGCACCTCCTAGAGATGAACTCTGAGAGTGGTCTTTATGAAGGAGCTGTCAGTCAGAAGTTGAACATTGTTCATCCAAATATCTATGCTGGAGAGATTCCCAATGGATGCTAA